The region GCGAGCGCCTCCGGCCGCGCGCGTGGCGCTCGTCTGCTTCAGCGACCCCTTAGCCGGCGCGCTCGTCCGCGGCCAGCAGCCGGCGGCCGTGAGCCATCGGCGCCAGAGCCGGACGCTCAGTGACGATCGCTCGCGGGCGCGGCCGGTGCTGCCGTCCTCCGCCGCTTGCACCGGCCGTGAATGCGAGCGCACCTTCTTGAAGACGGCGTGCCTGTGACGTCGTCGAGGACCTCGACGACGTCGGGTTTCTCAGGGAACGTGCGCGCCCTTCAGGTACTGCTCGATTGTCCTGATGAGCGCGCGCTTGTCCTGCCGAGGCAGGCGGTCGATCTCCTGTGCCAGGCGAAGAAGCCGACGATCCTTCACGGCCCCGTTGTCCTTGGTCTCAGTGAGTCCGAGGATCTCGTCGGAAGGCACCGCGAGGGCCGTCGCCAGCTCCGCGACGAGAGCGCCATGCAACCGAAGCTCGCCGCGCTCATAACGCGAGAGCAGAGGCTGACTCATGCCGAGCTTCTTCGCCAGCTCGGTCTGGGTGAAGCCGCGGCGGGCGCGCAAGAGCGCGATCCTTCTGCCGATCATCGGCTCGTCACCTGCGGTGATGTGTTTCCGTCTGCGAGGCACGGTCTCCCTCTTCGCCGAAAGTATGGGGCCGAAAAAAAGGCTTGACACTCGCCCATAACAATGCGTTATAGTACCGCAACACCCGAAACAGCTTCTTGCCTCTTGACAGGGTTTCGGGAAGCGAAGGGAAGCGGGCCGACGTCGGACGTCCTTGCCAGGTAGCCGACGCCGGCCGGATCAGAGGAGAGGAAGAACCCCGCCGCTGACGGACCCACCATAGCTGACCGACCTCTCCTCGACAAGGTGTGACGTCGTCGTCATCGCCGGCTTCGGCCGGCAGGAGGTGAGGTCATGAGTGATCCCCACGTGAAGGACGATCCCCGGGCTGCGCGGAAGGCGGCGGCCGAGGTGCGAGTGCGCGCGGCGCTCGCGGCGATCCAGGAAGCGCAGGGTCTCGTGGACCGCGCGGCGCAGGCGCTTTGCTCCGTGAACGGGCTGTGCCCCGAGTACGAGAAGCTCGGCCGTCTCTACGACCAGGTGCACCGGGCCTGGTACGTCGTGCGCGACAAGGCCGCCGCGGTCGCCCGGCGCGGCAAGCTCACGCTCGACCACGAGCCGAACGAGCGCGAGGCGCAGTGGGAGAGCCTCTCGTGATCCGCACGGACGATCTCTTCTTGGGCGGCTTCGCCCTGGCCCGCGGCGGCGAGCTGGTCGGTGTCGAGGTGCAGCGGACGAACGGCCGCCGCGTGGCCGTCTTCGCGATCGCCGGTCCCGGCGTCGAGGACGCCGAGTGCGACTACTTCCGCGGGACGACATCGGTAGACCTGCAACACCTGAAGGTCCAGGTGCGGCGGCTGAAGGAGCGCGCCTTCGATGCGCTCCGCACCGAGGAGAGGAGGGCGCATGCGAAGGGATAGCGCCGCTTGCCGTCCGGCGCCGGCCGCGCGGCGCCTGACGGTGAGCCGCCTCGGCCGGCCGTGCGTATCCGAGCCGGGTTACGCCCAGGTGCCGCTCGTGCGGATCGCCGGGCGCTGGCTGGAGTCCATGGGCTTCCGCATCGGTGGACGGATCGCGGTCGAGGTGGAGCCCGAG is a window of Verrucomicrobiota bacterium DNA encoding:
- a CDS encoding SymE family type I addiction module toxin, translating into MRRDSAACRPAPAARRLTVSRLGRPCVSEPGYAQVPLVRIAGRWLESMGFRIGGRIAVEVEPERLVVTVVEKEG
- a CDS encoding helix-turn-helix transcriptional regulator gives rise to the protein MIGRRIALLRARRGFTQTELAKKLGMSQPLLSRYERGELRLHGALVAELATALAVPSDEILGLTETKDNGAVKDRRLLRLAQEIDRLPRQDKRALIRTIEQYLKGAHVP